The following proteins are co-located in the Polymorphospora rubra genome:
- a CDS encoding ankyrin repeat domain-containing protein, with product MITPGIPELAVWRRVRRYAVPAAMIEACTAAREAGDWRATCVAGRIDVAFDLADVRREHGDRQADLIEADLAVFAPDLLRWHLPRVLGGRTGIATHETYLLSVRDGRIGADDVGLVLTTPKTVDGSQRLRLTVGKTRIGGDQGLIDLPPVFWSAAHVGGLAAAYGGSADRLPGFEPDGAARPFEAYATEVVPNDPASRWEVYDRRLVDGDIVGAWAVGGVDLDPTEPDRRSVRLSTMGNSIVARGIAAEMARLHARHGVDEAKISGHWGPIARVSRNADGRPSVRMIGYDPKSWQVPQLVSLVHTRPADLELVRAGWIEPAALHPLVRRALFPGSPAPTAPSTDTDLRVSVPVRCRGAWHTVVHADGRLTPVSHSPEEVSRERMLRTLGGQVSGCFAVVEAWHGSTDRLPRPLRELRRHVLQRVQHGGSAALAELLDAGLDPRMVDGRGGTLLHHTRAMDDPALVRRLVDAGLPVDATNRRGRTALHVTVGDGGTVEQVRALLEAGADPHLNGRDMTAAEIAEYKSELHEDDDEPHPMTAIRKLIDGWEDR from the coding sequence GTGATCACGCCCGGCATCCCCGAACTCGCCGTCTGGCGACGCGTCCGCCGGTACGCCGTACCGGCGGCGATGATCGAGGCGTGCACCGCCGCCCGGGAGGCCGGCGACTGGCGCGCCACGTGCGTGGCGGGCCGGATCGACGTCGCCTTCGACCTCGCCGACGTACGCCGGGAGCACGGCGACCGGCAGGCCGACCTGATCGAGGCCGACCTCGCCGTGTTCGCCCCTGATCTGCTGCGCTGGCACCTGCCCCGGGTGCTCGGCGGGCGCACCGGCATCGCCACCCACGAGACCTATCTGCTGTCGGTGCGGGACGGCCGGATCGGCGCCGACGACGTCGGCCTGGTGCTGACCACACCGAAGACCGTCGACGGCTCCCAACGGCTGCGGCTCACCGTCGGGAAGACCCGGATCGGCGGCGACCAGGGCCTGATCGACCTGCCGCCGGTCTTCTGGAGCGCGGCCCACGTCGGCGGGCTCGCCGCGGCCTACGGCGGGTCCGCCGACCGGCTGCCCGGCTTCGAACCCGACGGCGCGGCACGCCCGTTCGAGGCGTACGCGACCGAGGTCGTGCCCAACGACCCGGCGAGCCGGTGGGAGGTGTACGACCGCCGCCTGGTCGACGGCGACATCGTCGGTGCGTGGGCGGTCGGCGGTGTCGACCTCGACCCGACCGAGCCGGACCGCCGTTCGGTCAGGCTCTCCACGATGGGCAACTCGATCGTCGCGCGCGGCATCGCCGCCGAGATGGCCCGGCTGCACGCGCGTCACGGTGTGGACGAGGCGAAGATCTCGGGCCACTGGGGACCGATCGCCCGGGTGAGCCGCAATGCCGACGGCCGCCCGTCCGTGCGGATGATCGGCTACGACCCGAAGAGCTGGCAAGTGCCCCAGTTGGTGTCGCTGGTGCACACCCGGCCGGCCGACCTCGAGCTGGTCCGCGCCGGTTGGATCGAGCCCGCCGCCCTGCACCCGCTGGTGCGGCGGGCGCTGTTCCCGGGCAGCCCCGCTCCGACCGCGCCTTCGACGGACACCGACCTGAGGGTGAGCGTGCCCGTACGGTGCCGGGGCGCGTGGCACACCGTCGTGCACGCCGACGGCCGACTCACCCCGGTGTCACACAGCCCGGAAGAGGTCAGCCGCGAGCGGATGCTCCGTACGCTCGGCGGGCAGGTCTCCGGCTGCTTCGCCGTCGTCGAGGCGTGGCACGGCTCCACCGACCGGCTCCCCCGGCCGCTCCGCGAACTGCGCCGCCACGTGCTGCAACGCGTCCAGCACGGCGGCTCGGCCGCCCTGGCCGAACTGCTCGACGCCGGCCTCGACCCGCGGATGGTCGACGGGCGCGGCGGCACCCTGCTGCACCACACGCGGGCGATGGACGATCCCGCCCTGGTCCGGCGCCTCGTCGACGCCGGGCTGCCGGTCGACGCCACCAACCGCCGGGGTCGCACCGCCCTGCACGTCACCGTCGGCGACGGCGGCACCGTCGAACAGGTGCGCGCACTACTCGAGGCCGGTGCCGACCCGCACCTGAACGGCAGGGACATGACCGCCGCCGAGATCGCCGAATACAAGTCCGAGCTGCACGAGGACGACGACGAGCCCCATCCGATGACCGCCATCCGCAAGCTGATCGACGGGTGGGAAGACCGGTGA
- a CDS encoding ABC transporter permease has product MTAQTDIAVHRPGPRAWLALIRAETKSVVRDTAGLLIPIGLPLLILVMNGLGASTEELPGLDGLTALDVYVIPIVIAIVVATIGVVNMPSFLAYYRRTGVLRRLAVTPAHPAMVLAAQVVTSIVQTTVGIVLALTVAMLAFGANPPRNPGMALGVVVLAALAMYAVGVFIAAIAPTGNAAVAIGLVLFFGMGATGGMFGPVVNLPDVVARVGEVLPFGAVTAAVGDAWAGQTPEPLHLISLVAAIVLSGLGAARFFRWE; this is encoded by the coding sequence ATGACCGCCCAAACGGACATTGCCGTGCACCGGCCCGGTCCCCGGGCCTGGCTGGCCCTGATCCGCGCCGAGACCAAGTCGGTCGTACGCGACACCGCCGGCCTGCTCATCCCGATCGGCCTGCCGCTGCTGATCCTCGTCATGAACGGCCTCGGCGCCAGCACCGAGGAACTGCCCGGTCTCGACGGCCTAACCGCCCTCGACGTGTACGTCATCCCGATCGTCATCGCCATCGTCGTCGCGACGATCGGGGTGGTGAACATGCCCAGCTTCCTCGCCTACTACCGGCGTACCGGGGTGCTGCGGCGCCTGGCCGTCACCCCCGCCCACCCGGCGATGGTGCTGGCCGCCCAGGTCGTGACGAGCATCGTCCAGACCACGGTCGGCATCGTGCTCGCGCTGACCGTCGCGATGCTGGCGTTCGGCGCCAACCCGCCGCGCAACCCCGGCATGGCCCTGGGCGTCGTCGTCCTGGCGGCGCTGGCCATGTACGCCGTCGGCGTCTTCATCGCCGCGATCGCACCCACCGGCAACGCCGCGGTCGCGATCGGCCTGGTGCTCTTCTTCGGCATGGGCGCCACCGGCGGCATGTTCGGGCCGGTCGTCAACCTGCCCGACGTCGTCGCCCGCGTCGGCGAGGTGCTGCCGTTCGGTGCCGTCACCGCGGCGGTCGGCGACGCCTGGGCCGGCCAGACCCCGGAGCCGCTGCACCTGATCAGCCTCGTCGCCGCCATCGTGCTCAGCGGCCTGGGCGCCGCCCGCTTCTTCCGCTGGGAGTAG
- the smpB gene encoding SsrA-binding protein SmpB, with amino-acid sequence MAKETGRKVIASNKKARHDYTILKTYEAGIVLAGTEVKSLRAGRVSLVDAFAQERDREILLYGLHIAEYGFGSWTNHAPRRTRKLLLHRVEIDRILEKLRDGGGTTLVPLSMYFDNGWAKVELGLARGKKEYDKRQALAERDANREIARHLGRHLKGIR; translated from the coding sequence ATGGCCAAGGAGACCGGACGCAAGGTCATCGCCTCGAACAAGAAGGCGCGGCACGACTACACGATCCTGAAGACGTACGAGGCCGGAATCGTGCTCGCCGGCACCGAGGTCAAGTCGCTGCGGGCCGGCCGGGTGTCGCTGGTCGACGCGTTCGCGCAGGAACGCGACCGCGAGATCCTGCTGTACGGGCTGCACATCGCCGAGTACGGCTTCGGCTCGTGGACCAACCACGCACCGCGCCGGACCCGGAAACTGCTCCTGCACCGGGTGGAGATCGACCGGATCCTGGAGAAGCTTCGCGACGGCGGCGGGACCACGCTGGTGCCGCTGTCGATGTACTTCGACAACGGCTGGGCAAAGGTCGAGCTGGGCCTGGCGCGCGGCAAGAAGGAGTACGACAAACGGCAGGCCCTGGCCGAACGCGACGCCAACCGGGAGATCGCCCGCCACCTCGGCCGCCACCTCAAGGGCATCCGCTGA
- a CDS encoding NUDIX hydrolase yields the protein MQSYAVLYEPSGRVLIARKFDLGYFFFEHGVGRVKTAGQVLNGAGKTALPGGKIDPGESIAAAAHREFREETGVDIATAVPTVQVAQHSFGAYGAGYFRVGAAEFDTLAMRIATVTLPAGEQAAAAIRNRTINNYAGIHARFPAAPPSNELQYSFTWDVTDPMDWQQIQQLQHDRDTNWYHAVLVHLRVNLIGVPVY from the coding sequence ATGCAGAGCTACGCGGTCCTGTACGAGCCCTCGGGACGGGTCCTGATCGCAAGGAAGTTCGACCTGGGTTACTTCTTCTTCGAGCACGGCGTCGGGCGGGTCAAGACGGCCGGGCAGGTGCTGAACGGGGCTGGCAAGACCGCGCTCCCCGGCGGCAAGATCGACCCGGGCGAGTCCATCGCCGCCGCGGCGCACCGCGAGTTCCGGGAGGAGACCGGGGTCGACATCGCCACCGCCGTCCCCACCGTCCAGGTCGCCCAGCACTCGTTCGGCGCGTACGGGGCGGGCTACTTCCGGGTCGGCGCCGCCGAATTCGACACCCTGGCGATGCGGATCGCCACGGTGACCCTGCCGGCCGGCGAGCAGGCCGCCGCCGCCATCCGGAACCGCACGATCAACAACTACGCCGGCATCCACGCCCGGTTCCCGGCCGCGCCGCCGTCGAACGAACTGCAGTACTCGTTCACCTGGGACGTGACCGATCCGATGGACTGGCAGCAGATCCAGCAGTTGCAGCACGACCGCGACACGAACTGGTACCACGCCGTCCTGGTGCACCTGCGGGTCAACCTGATCGGCGTCCCGGTCTACTGA
- a CDS encoding response regulator: MIRVCLVDDQNLVRQGIRSLLGLAAGIEVVAEADDGSTALAAIERDPPDVVLLDLRMPGYDGIWTLRALRDRGIDVPVLVLTTFDDDELVLQALRAGARGYLLKDVTLEQLVGAVRTLAGGGTLVQPAITDRLLRAIQGNTVVARDDPAPVRELTDRELDVLRLLASGYANKEIAEALFLAEGTVKNHVSSLLLKLGARDRTNAVLLALQHGLLK, translated from the coding sequence ATGATCCGGGTGTGTCTCGTCGACGACCAGAACCTGGTCCGGCAGGGCATCCGCAGCCTGCTCGGCCTCGCCGCCGGCATCGAGGTCGTCGCCGAGGCCGACGACGGCAGCACCGCGCTGGCCGCGATCGAGCGGGACCCGCCGGACGTCGTCCTGCTCGACCTGCGGATGCCCGGGTACGACGGCATCTGGACCCTGCGGGCGCTACGCGACCGTGGGATCGACGTGCCGGTCCTGGTGCTGACCACCTTCGACGACGACGAGCTCGTCCTCCAGGCGCTCCGGGCCGGCGCCAGGGGCTACCTGCTCAAGGACGTCACCCTCGAACAACTCGTCGGCGCGGTCCGTACCCTGGCCGGCGGCGGCACGCTGGTGCAACCGGCGATCACCGACCGGCTGCTGCGCGCGATCCAGGGCAACACGGTCGTCGCCCGCGACGATCCGGCGCCGGTACGCGAACTGACCGACCGCGAACTCGACGTGCTGCGGCTGCTCGCCAGTGGCTACGCCAACAAGGAGATCGCCGAGGCGCTGTTCCTCGCCGAGGGCACGGTGAAGAACCACGTCTCCAGCCTGCTGCTCAAGCTCGGCGCCCGGGACCGCACCAACGCCGTACTGCTCGCCCTGCAACACGGACTGCTGAAGTAG
- a CDS encoding PPC domain-containing DNA-binding protein, with amino-acid sequence MRLREMRHQTSRVLVVVCDKGEEPVEVIGRALADQGIRAAQVTGVGGFASAEVGYLEHDGRGEYLRIPVREQVEVLSLLGDVAEQDGEPALHVHTVLGRRDGSTVGGHLLKAEVWPTLEVIVTEVAPELAKRYDPATGMALISAG; translated from the coding sequence ATGAGACTGCGTGAGATGCGCCACCAGACCAGCCGGGTCCTGGTCGTCGTCTGCGACAAGGGGGAGGAGCCGGTCGAGGTGATCGGTCGTGCCCTCGCCGACCAGGGCATCCGCGCCGCCCAGGTGACCGGTGTCGGCGGGTTCGCCAGTGCCGAGGTCGGCTATCTCGAACACGACGGCCGGGGCGAATACCTGCGCATCCCGGTGCGGGAACAGGTCGAGGTGCTGTCGCTGCTCGGCGACGTCGCAGAGCAGGACGGCGAGCCGGCCCTGCACGTGCACACCGTGCTCGGGCGGCGCGACGGCAGCACGGTCGGCGGCCACCTGCTCAAGGCCGAGGTCTGGCCCACCCTCGAGGTGATCGTCACCGAGGTCGCGCCGGAACTGGCCAAGCGGTACGACCCGGCGACCGGCATGGCCCTGATCTCCGCCGGTTGA
- a CDS encoding AAA family ATPase, with the protein MTDQALAAADTLIAATRAWRTEPAQDPRVAALALAVSANLPVLLWGEPGIGKSATLQQLADGLGTPMETVIASVHEPSDFAGLPIVGDSPATDGVPMAPPDWAVRLARTGSGLVFFDELSSAPPAVQAALLRVVLERRVGSLQLPPAVRIVAAANPPTSAADGWHLSPPLANRFVHLHWTHDARTVARGLAGTWPAVTVPAVDPRRATTALAKARGAVAGFLTARPGLTHHLPADTEARGGAWPSPRTWEMVLRLLTFHHSAGTAPDVLALAVVGAIGDGAGLEFVTYLDNLDLPDPERVLANPEAFQLPERGDRQLAFLTAVISAVQSKVDRQRWEAGWVVLEKAVQAGVPDVAARAAMDLAALRDRSWPVPPAIDAFAEVLMLSGRLAG; encoded by the coding sequence GTGACCGACCAGGCGCTCGCCGCCGCCGACACGCTGATCGCCGCCACCCGGGCCTGGCGCACCGAGCCGGCCCAGGACCCCAGGGTGGCGGCACTCGCGCTCGCCGTCTCGGCCAACCTGCCGGTGCTGCTGTGGGGCGAGCCCGGCATCGGCAAGTCCGCGACGTTGCAGCAGCTCGCCGACGGCCTCGGTACGCCGATGGAGACGGTCATCGCGAGCGTCCACGAGCCGTCCGACTTCGCCGGGCTGCCGATCGTCGGAGACTCGCCGGCCACCGACGGCGTGCCGATGGCCCCGCCGGACTGGGCGGTACGGCTGGCCCGTACCGGATCCGGACTGGTCTTCTTCGACGAGTTGTCGTCGGCGCCGCCGGCGGTCCAGGCGGCGCTGCTGCGGGTGGTGCTCGAACGTCGGGTCGGCAGCCTGCAACTGCCGCCGGCCGTACGGATCGTCGCCGCGGCGAATCCGCCGACCAGCGCCGCCGACGGCTGGCACCTCAGCCCGCCGCTGGCGAACCGGTTCGTCCACCTGCACTGGACCCACGACGCCCGTACCGTCGCCCGCGGTCTCGCCGGCACCTGGCCGGCGGTGACGGTGCCGGCCGTCGACCCGCGACGTGCCACGACCGCGCTGGCGAAGGCGCGCGGTGCGGTCGCCGGCTTCCTCACCGCCCGGCCCGGCCTCACCCACCACCTGCCGGCCGACACCGAGGCCCGCGGCGGCGCGTGGCCGTCACCGCGCACCTGGGAGATGGTGCTGCGGCTGCTCACGTTCCACCACAGCGCCGGCACCGCCCCGGACGTGCTGGCACTCGCCGTGGTCGGGGCGATCGGTGACGGTGCCGGCCTGGAATTCGTCACCTACCTCGACAACCTCGACCTGCCCGACCCGGAACGGGTGCTCGCCAACCCGGAGGCGTTCCAGCTCCCCGAGCGCGGCGACCGGCAGCTCGCCTTCCTCACCGCCGTCATCTCCGCCGTGCAGTCCAAGGTGGACCGGCAGCGGTGGGAGGCCGGCTGGGTCGTACTGGAGAAGGCGGTGCAGGCCGGCGTACCCGACGTCGCGGCCCGGGCCGCGATGGACCTCGCCGCGCTGCGCGACAGGTCGTGGCCGGTGCCACCGGCCATCGACGCGTTCGCCGAGGTGCTGATGCTCTCCGGGCGCCTCGCCGGATGA
- a CDS encoding GntR family transcriptional regulator, producing the protein MARASQKTYESIKNLILDNTYGPGAKLSEEDLATAVGVSRTPVREALRRLHAEGLIDWEANRGATVAAWSDQDLEEIFELRALLEGYGAELAATRITREEIAQLRELSAEMERHAANHDADRIAVCNAEFHAIILRAGRNRRLSALLGAVVQTPLVNRTFQRYDEAAMARSMAHHRELVDAFEAGDRAWAGSVMRAHILAARATLGIT; encoded by the coding sequence ATGGCACGCGCCTCGCAGAAGACATACGAGTCGATCAAGAATCTGATCCTCGACAACACGTACGGCCCCGGCGCGAAACTCTCCGAGGAGGACCTCGCGACGGCCGTCGGGGTGAGCCGTACCCCGGTCCGCGAGGCGCTGCGCCGGCTGCACGCCGAAGGACTCATCGACTGGGAGGCCAACCGTGGCGCGACCGTCGCCGCGTGGAGCGACCAGGACCTCGAGGAGATCTTCGAGCTGCGCGCCCTGTTGGAGGGGTACGGCGCCGAACTGGCCGCCACCCGGATCACCCGGGAGGAGATCGCCCAACTGCGGGAGCTCAGCGCCGAGATGGAGCGCCACGCGGCCAACCACGACGCCGACCGGATCGCGGTGTGCAACGCGGAGTTCCACGCGATCATCCTGCGGGCCGGCCGCAACCGGCGGCTCAGCGCACTGCTCGGCGCGGTGGTGCAGACCCCGCTGGTCAACCGGACGTTCCAGCGCTACGACGAGGCCGCGATGGCGCGCAGCATGGCCCACCACCGCGAGCTGGTCGACGCGTTCGAGGCCGGCGACCGGGCCTGGGCCGGCTCGGTGATGCGGGCCCACATCCTGGCCGCCCGGGCCACCCTCGGGATCACCTGA
- a CDS encoding sensor histidine kinase, producing MKRFEPDLWAGILGTLLCAAVSLSVLVAQLQGGDVTVGPGWVWWLCFGAYVVAWTACAWLVDLLPRRILHAVFAAQVVLGATVVLLAPRAGFIPIVLVFTAALSVYLVPWQVTAGVIVANTAVAAAAAVLTTAPLAAVLGTALIYLLLQLGTTLGTKAHLREIQTRRKLAAAHTELRAAGALLAESSRADERLRIARELHDLIGHQLTVLTLELEIASHQSTPPASEHVTRAARVARELLADVRTTVGELRHRAPDLRHTLEHIVAELPEPAVHLRIDDAVQVDEGRTTALIRCVQEVVTNTIRHSEASQMWIEITAADDGGVTFTAWDDGRGADRIVVGNGLRGIVERVTELGGRARFSADRGFKVVAEVPAP from the coding sequence ATGAAACGGTTCGAGCCAGATCTGTGGGCGGGGATCCTCGGCACCCTGCTGTGTGCCGCCGTGAGCCTGTCGGTGCTGGTCGCCCAACTGCAGGGCGGCGACGTCACGGTCGGGCCGGGCTGGGTGTGGTGGCTGTGCTTCGGCGCCTACGTCGTCGCGTGGACGGCCTGCGCCTGGCTGGTCGACCTTCTGCCGCGGCGGATCCTCCACGCGGTCTTCGCGGCACAGGTCGTGCTGGGTGCGACCGTGGTCCTGCTGGCGCCCCGGGCCGGCTTCATCCCGATCGTGCTGGTGTTCACCGCGGCCCTCAGCGTCTACCTGGTCCCGTGGCAGGTCACGGCCGGCGTCATCGTGGCCAACACGGCCGTCGCGGCGGCGGCGGCCGTGTTGACCACCGCGCCCCTCGCGGCGGTCCTGGGGACGGCGCTGATCTACCTGCTGCTCCAGCTCGGCACCACGCTCGGCACCAAGGCCCACCTGCGGGAGATCCAGACCCGCCGCAAGCTGGCGGCCGCCCACACCGAACTGCGGGCGGCCGGCGCGCTGCTGGCCGAGTCCAGCCGGGCCGACGAGCGGCTGCGGATCGCCCGCGAACTGCACGACCTGATCGGCCACCAGCTCACCGTGCTCACCCTCGAGCTGGAGATCGCCTCCCACCAGAGCACCCCGCCGGCCAGCGAGCACGTCACCCGCGCCGCCCGGGTCGCCCGCGAACTGCTCGCCGACGTACGGACCACGGTCGGCGAGCTGCGGCACCGGGCCCCGGACCTGCGGCACACCCTCGAACACATCGTCGCGGAGCTGCCCGAACCGGCGGTGCACCTGCGCATCGACGACGCCGTACAGGTCGACGAGGGGCGTACGACGGCGCTGATCCGGTGCGTTCAGGAGGTCGTCACGAACACGATCCGGCACTCGGAGGCGAGCCAGATGTGGATCGAGATCACCGCGGCCGACGACGGCGGCGTCACCTTCACCGCCTGGGACGACGGTCGCGGCGCCGATCGGATCGTGGTCGGCAACGGCCTGCGCGGCATCGTCGAACGGGTCACCGAACTCGGCGGCCGGGCCCGGTTCTCCGCCGACCGTGGCTTCAAGGTCGTCGCGGAGGTGCCCGCCCCATGA
- a CDS encoding vWA domain-containing protein codes for MTGPLDRTKLLAARFRAAQDRPYLATALFSITVVASDQVPTMGVDRRWRCYVSPDFVERQPVPQLAAVWIHEVAHLLRDHHGRADRLPAGERHDHYRVNVAQDCEINDDLVADRLPLPADRIEPKTYGLPNGQLFEQYLKTLPPSVKGHDCGSGAHGVDRPWETAIGGGRGVSDVEAGAIRRDTANSIRNHTRGHGRGSVPAGWGRWAAEILEPRVDWRRALTGAVREAAAWASGAVDYTYHRPSRRSAALRGVVLPSLRQPIPRVAIVVDTSGSMGDEQLAAALSEVSGVLRAVGIGGNRVTVLSCDAAVHVVQQVHTASQVQLAGGGGTDMRVGVEAALKVRPHFVIVLTDGGTPWPGEPLESTRIIAGLIGADAPEPPSWITSIHIDD; via the coding sequence ATGACCGGTCCCCTCGACCGGACGAAACTGCTCGCCGCCCGGTTCCGGGCCGCCCAGGACCGGCCCTACCTGGCCACGGCGCTGTTCAGCATCACCGTCGTCGCCTCCGACCAGGTGCCGACGATGGGCGTCGACCGCCGCTGGCGCTGCTACGTGTCCCCGGACTTCGTCGAACGGCAGCCGGTCCCCCAACTCGCCGCCGTCTGGATCCACGAGGTCGCCCACCTGCTACGCGACCACCACGGACGGGCCGACCGGCTACCGGCCGGCGAGCGGCACGACCACTACCGGGTCAACGTCGCGCAGGACTGCGAGATCAACGACGACCTGGTCGCCGACCGCCTCCCGCTGCCGGCCGACCGGATCGAACCGAAGACGTACGGGCTGCCGAACGGCCAACTGTTCGAGCAGTACCTGAAGACGCTCCCGCCCAGCGTCAAAGGCCACGACTGCGGGTCCGGCGCGCACGGCGTCGACCGGCCGTGGGAGACGGCGATCGGCGGCGGGCGCGGGGTCAGCGACGTCGAGGCCGGCGCCATCCGCCGGGACACCGCCAACTCGATCCGCAACCACACCCGCGGCCACGGCCGCGGCTCCGTACCGGCCGGCTGGGGCCGGTGGGCGGCCGAGATCCTCGAACCGCGGGTCGACTGGCGCCGGGCCCTCACCGGCGCCGTACGCGAGGCCGCCGCCTGGGCCAGCGGCGCGGTCGACTACACCTACCACCGGCCGTCCCGGCGGTCGGCGGCACTGCGCGGCGTGGTGCTGCCCAGCCTGCGCCAGCCCATCCCCCGCGTCGCGATCGTCGTCGACACGTCCGGGTCGATGGGCGACGAGCAGCTGGCGGCCGCGCTGAGCGAGGTGTCCGGGGTGCTGCGCGCGGTCGGCATCGGCGGCAACCGGGTCACGGTGCTGTCCTGCGACGCGGCCGTGCACGTGGTGCAGCAGGTCCACACCGCCAGCCAGGTGCAGCTCGCGGGAGGTGGCGGCACCGACATGCGGGTCGGGGTCGAGGCCGCGTTGAAGGTACGCCCGCACTTCGTCATCGTGCTGACCGACGGCGGCACCCCGTGGCCCGGTGAGCCGCTGGAGTCGACCCGGATCATCGCCGGCCTGATCGGCGCCGACGCACCCGAACCCCCGTCGTGGATAACCAGCATCCACATCGACGACTGA
- a CDS encoding ABC transporter ATP-binding protein, giving the protein MPAIEVRNLHKRYGQVVAVDDVSLSVDEGEIVGVLGRNGAGKTTTVEAIAGLRRPDRGTVRVLGLDPHRDRARVRQVLGVQLQSSALHSALTVRELVGLYRSFYATGADPDKLIEAVGLTGSRGIRFEKLSGGQQQRLSIALALVGNPRVALLDELTTGLDPEARRHIWAMVEDLRADGVTVLLVSHLMEEVERLCDRVALIDHGRVVAVDTPVGLVARAGLAQRVRFRAAGRFDPALLDRLPEVTGVDVAGDQVTVTGDGDLLHNVSTALVHAGVVATETRLERATLDDAFLALTGRPFEAGAETRENA; this is encoded by the coding sequence GTGCCAGCCATCGAGGTTCGTAATCTACACAAACGGTACGGGCAGGTCGTCGCCGTCGACGACGTCAGCCTCTCCGTCGACGAGGGCGAGATCGTCGGCGTACTCGGCCGCAACGGCGCCGGCAAGACGACGACCGTCGAAGCGATCGCCGGCCTGCGCCGACCCGACCGGGGCACCGTACGGGTCCTTGGGCTCGACCCGCACCGCGACCGGGCCCGGGTCCGCCAGGTGCTCGGCGTACAGCTGCAGTCCAGCGCCCTGCACAGCGCGCTGACCGTACGCGAACTCGTCGGCCTGTACCGCAGCTTCTACGCCACCGGCGCCGACCCGGACAAGCTGATCGAGGCCGTCGGGCTCACCGGCAGCCGCGGAATCCGGTTCGAGAAACTCTCCGGCGGCCAGCAGCAGCGACTGTCGATCGCGCTCGCCCTGGTCGGCAACCCCCGGGTGGCGCTGCTCGACGAACTCACCACCGGCCTGGACCCCGAAGCGCGCCGGCACATCTGGGCGATGGTCGAGGACCTGCGCGCCGACGGTGTCACCGTCCTGCTCGTCAGCCACCTCATGGAGGAGGTCGAACGGCTCTGCGACCGGGTCGCGCTGATCGACCACGGCCGGGTCGTCGCCGTCGACACCCCGGTCGGGCTCGTTGCCCGCGCCGGCCTGGCCCAGCGGGTACGGTTCCGGGCCGCCGGCCGGTTCGACCCCGCCCTCCTCGACCGGCTGCCGGAGGTCACCGGGGTCGACGTCGCCGGCGACCAGGTGACCGTCACCGGCGACGGGGACCTGCTGCACAACGTCAGCACCGCCCTCGTCCACGCCGGCGTCGTCGCCACCGAGACCCGCCTCGAACGCGCCACCCTCGACGACGCCTTCCTGGCCCTCACCGGCCGCCCGTTCGAAGCGGGCGCCGAAACACGGGAGAACGCATGA